The following coding sequences are from one Candidatus Latescibacter sp. window:
- the floA gene encoding flotillin-like protein FloA (flotillin-like protein involved in membrane lipid rafts): MDLLIVFAVAVFLVFIWLFFWAIPVPLWISAVAAKVHINLFSLVGMRLRRVPPPLIVTGLISATKAGLKVSSDALEAHFLAGGNVVAVVNALIAADKASIPLTFERACAIDLAGRNVLEAVRMSVLPKVITTPSIAAVAKDGIQVKAITRVTVRTNINRLVGGAGEETIIARVGEGIVSTIGSSESYKQVLENPDKISKVVLAKGLDSGTAFEILSIDIADVDVGENIGAKLQMAQADADKNIAQARAEVRRAMARALEQEMKAKVVEMRAKVTEAEAQIPLAMAEAFRTGNLGVFDYYKMMNIKADTDMRGSISKGAEPDKTNEGETT, encoded by the coding sequence ATGGATTTACTCATCGTTTTCGCCGTTGCTGTATTTCTCGTATTCATCTGGCTGTTTTTCTGGGCCATTCCGGTTCCGCTGTGGATTTCCGCGGTAGCGGCCAAAGTCCACATCAACCTTTTCTCCCTGGTGGGAATGCGTCTCAGGCGTGTTCCGCCCCCGCTCATTGTGACCGGGCTTATATCGGCCACGAAGGCCGGACTGAAAGTCTCAAGCGACGCCCTTGAAGCGCACTTTCTGGCCGGAGGCAATGTGGTCGCGGTGGTCAACGCGCTCATTGCCGCCGATAAAGCTTCTATCCCGCTCACCTTCGAACGCGCGTGCGCCATCGATCTGGCGGGAAGGAATGTGCTGGAGGCGGTCAGAATGAGCGTTCTCCCCAAAGTGATCACTACCCCTTCCATCGCCGCGGTGGCGAAGGACGGCATCCAGGTGAAAGCCATAACACGGGTGACCGTGCGCACCAACATCAACCGCCTGGTGGGCGGCGCCGGTGAAGAAACCATCATCGCCCGTGTCGGCGAAGGCATCGTGAGCACCATCGGCTCTTCCGAATCCTACAAGCAGGTGCTCGAAAATCCGGATAAGATTTCCAAGGTCGTGCTGGCCAAGGGGCTGGATTCAGGGACTGCGTTCGAGATTCTTTCTATCGATATCGCAGATGTGGATGTCGGAGAAAATATCGGCGCCAAGCTGCAGATGGCCCAGGCAGACGCCGATAAAAACATCGCCCAGGCGAGAGCGGAAGTCCGCCGCGCCATGGCCCGCGCCCTTGAGCAGGAAATGAAAGCTAAAGTGGTCGAGATGCGGGCGAAGGTGACCGAAGCGGAGGCCCAGATTCCGCTCGCTATGGCTGAAGCTTTCCGTACCGGCAACCTGGGTGTATTCGACTACTATAAGATGATGAACATCAAGGCCGACACCGACATGCGCGGCTCCATATCCAAAGGCGCCGAGCCGGATAAAACCAACGAAGGCGAGACCACCTGA